The following are from one region of the Synechococcus sp. CBW1108 genome:
- a CDS encoding Nif11-like leader peptide family RiPP precursor → MSLEQLDAFLAHARQTPQLAIRLAEPLELQAFLDLARGAGYPLEEADVIAAQQRQEAGLSDAELQERAGEEGRRLRNFIHA, encoded by the coding sequence TTGAGCCTCGAGCAACTGGATGCCTTTCTGGCCCATGCCCGTCAGACCCCTCAGCTGGCAATTCGGCTGGCGGAACCGCTCGAGTTGCAGGCCTTTCTGGATTTGGCCCGCGGCGCCGGCTATCCCCTCGAAGAGGCTGATGTGATCGCCGCGCAGCAGCGCCAGGAGGCAGGCCTCAGCGATGCGGAGCTGCAGGAGCGGGCTGGAGAGGAAGGTCGGCGGCTACGCAATTTCATCCATGCCTGA
- a CDS encoding SOS response-associated peptidase, translating into MCGQFSLVASLESLRPHLQGPLPPGLDAHYAPRAQVRPGEPLLIQRQEHGRLQVALALWGLLPEWVKDPASAHRCLHARAETVALKPSFRGAWRHRRCLIPADAFWEKGRWIRRRDRELFWLAGLWDRWIGPDGSELETCCVLTTAPNALLAPIHRRMPALIPAGLEAAWLEPADGHLLRALEPLLLPWDPADWQVDGQPVALDQPQLKLDF; encoded by the coding sequence ATGTGTGGTCAATTTTCCCTCGTGGCCTCGCTCGAGAGCCTGCGCCCCCATCTGCAGGGTCCCTTGCCGCCGGGGCTGGATGCCCACTACGCGCCGCGGGCCCAGGTGCGCCCCGGCGAGCCCCTGCTGATCCAGCGGCAGGAGCACGGCCGACTACAGGTAGCCCTGGCCCTGTGGGGGCTGCTGCCCGAGTGGGTCAAGGACCCCGCCAGCGCCCACCGCTGTCTCCATGCCCGCGCCGAAACCGTGGCGCTCAAGCCGAGTTTTCGCGGCGCCTGGCGCCACCGCCGCTGCCTGATCCCCGCCGATGCCTTCTGGGAGAAGGGCCGCTGGATTCGGCGTCGCGACCGCGAGCTGTTCTGGCTGGCGGGTCTGTGGGACCGCTGGATCGGCCCCGATGGCAGCGAGCTGGAGACCTGCTGTGTGCTCACCACCGCCCCCAATGCCCTGCTAGCGCCGATCCATCGGCGCATGCCGGCGCTGATCCCCGCGGGACTGGAGGCGGCCTGGCTCGAGCCGGCCGATGGTCACCTCCTTCGGGCCCTGGAGCCCCTATTGCTTCCCTGGGACCCGGCCGATTGGCAAGTCGATGGCCAGCCGGTGGCGTTAGACCAGCCCCAGTTGAAATTGGACTTTTGA
- the ftsH gene encoding ATP-dependent zinc metalloprotease FtsH, with product MAIRQDDNRPNRRFGIINLVLIGFGLLLLFSNFLPNPAAQVPRVPYSLFIDQVNDSNVKRAYITSDQIRYELKEASEEGAPTLLSTTPIFDMDLPQRLEQHGVEFAAAPPQKPNFITTALSWVVPPLIFILVLQFFARRSGMGGGAQGALSFTKSKAKVYVPDEESRVTFADVAGVDEAKAELAEIVDFLKKPERYAAIGARIPKGVLLVGPPGTGKTLLSKAVAGEAEVPFFIISGSEFVELFVGAGAARVRDLFEEAKKKAPCIIFIDELDAIGKSRSGSMGVVGGNDEREQTLNQLLTEMDGFTGQDKPVIVLAATNQPETLDAALLRPGRFDRQVLVDRPDLSGRKLILDIYAKKVKLSPSVDVDKIAQATSGFAGADLANLVNEAALLAARAYRTEVEQGDLNEAIERVVAGLEKKSRVLQPDEKKVVAYHEVGHAIVGHLMPGGSKVAKISIVPRGMSALGYTLQLPTEERFLNSKEDLEGQIATLLGGRSAEEIVFGEVTTGAANDLQRATDIAEQMVGTFGMSETLGPLAYDKQGGSRFLGGGNNPRRSVSDATAQAIDKEVRTLVDNAHERALAILRHNRDLMESISQQILEKEVIEGDNLKELLASSAMPEEATALA from the coding sequence ATGGCGATCCGCCAGGACGACAACCGCCCCAACCGCCGCTTCGGAATCATCAACCTGGTGTTGATCGGCTTCGGGTTGCTGCTCCTGTTTAGCAACTTCCTGCCCAACCCGGCCGCCCAGGTGCCGCGGGTGCCCTATTCGCTGTTCATCGACCAAGTGAACGACAGCAATGTCAAGCGGGCGTACATCACCTCCGACCAGATCCGCTACGAGCTCAAGGAGGCTTCGGAGGAGGGGGCACCCACCCTGCTCTCCACCACCCCGATCTTCGACATGGATCTGCCCCAGCGGCTGGAGCAGCATGGGGTGGAATTCGCTGCAGCGCCACCCCAAAAGCCCAATTTCATCACTACGGCCCTGAGCTGGGTGGTGCCACCGCTGATCTTCATCCTGGTGCTCCAGTTCTTCGCCCGCCGCAGCGGCATGGGTGGCGGCGCCCAGGGGGCCCTGAGTTTCACCAAGAGCAAGGCCAAGGTGTATGTGCCCGATGAGGAATCCCGGGTCACCTTTGCCGATGTGGCCGGCGTCGATGAGGCCAAGGCCGAACTGGCCGAGATCGTCGATTTCCTCAAGAAACCCGAGCGCTACGCCGCCATCGGCGCCCGCATCCCCAAAGGGGTGCTGCTGGTAGGCCCTCCCGGCACCGGTAAAACCCTGCTCTCGAAGGCAGTGGCAGGGGAGGCCGAAGTGCCCTTCTTCATCATCTCCGGCTCGGAGTTCGTCGAACTGTTCGTGGGCGCCGGTGCAGCCCGGGTGCGTGACCTGTTTGAAGAGGCCAAGAAAAAGGCGCCCTGCATCATCTTCATTGACGAACTCGACGCCATCGGCAAGAGCCGTTCCGGCTCGATGGGCGTGGTGGGTGGCAACGACGAAAGGGAGCAGACCCTCAACCAGCTGCTCACGGAAATGGATGGCTTCACCGGCCAGGACAAACCGGTGATCGTGCTGGCCGCCACCAACCAACCCGAAACCCTCGATGCCGCCCTGCTGCGGCCCGGTCGTTTTGACCGCCAGGTGCTGGTGGATCGGCCCGACCTCTCTGGTCGCAAGCTGATCCTCGACATTTACGCCAAGAAGGTGAAGCTCTCCCCCAGCGTCGACGTCGACAAGATCGCCCAGGCCACAAGTGGCTTCGCCGGCGCCGACCTGGCCAACCTGGTCAACGAGGCGGCCCTGCTAGCCGCCCGCGCCTACCGCACCGAGGTGGAACAGGGCGACCTCAATGAGGCGATCGAACGGGTGGTGGCCGGCCTGGAGAAGAAGAGCCGGGTGCTCCAGCCCGACGAGAAGAAAGTGGTGGCTTACCACGAGGTGGGCCACGCCATCGTGGGCCACCTGATGCCCGGCGGCAGCAAGGTGGCCAAGATCTCGATCGTGCCCCGCGGCATGAGCGCCCTGGGCTACACCCTGCAGCTACCTACCGAGGAGCGCTTCCTCAACTCCAAGGAAGACCTGGAGGGCCAGATCGCCACCCTCCTCGGCGGCCGCAGCGCCGAAGAAATCGTCTTCGGCGAGGTCACAACCGGCGCCGCCAACGACCTCCAGCGCGCCACCGACATCGCCGAGCAGATGGTGGGCACCTTCGGCATGAGCGAAACCCTCGGCCCCCTGGCCTACGACAAGCAGGGCGGCAGCCGCTTCCTGGGCGGTGGCAACAATCCCCGCCGCTCTGTCAGCGATGCCACCGCCCAGGCGATCGATAAGGAGGTCCGCACCCTGGTGGACAACGCCCACGAGCGGGCCCTGGCCATCCTGCGCCACAACCGGGACCTGATGGAGAGCATCTCCCAGCAGATCCTGGAAAAGGAGGTGATTGAGGGAGACAACCTCAAGGAGCTCCTCGCCAGCAGCGCGATGCCCGAGGAAGCCACGGCGCTGGCTTGA
- a CDS encoding cupin domain-containing protein, with protein MDLEPLLEAIQQHRVEAPNAAECFVSASTLNTGPSLYSNRNPRLDIDFNVQKLPFAALQVMDPRLVVIAPGACNEKHRHAHESIFIVLSGSADLQIGSQIAPLDQGDIAYVPRWVVHQSRNRSTTEPLKILAVTDFSLTSAVLGDYDTRTRLKDGGIDSFSTDPLST; from the coding sequence GTGGACCTTGAGCCCCTACTCGAAGCGATTCAGCAGCATCGGGTTGAAGCACCCAATGCTGCCGAATGCTTTGTATCAGCGTCAACATTAAACACTGGGCCGTCTCTCTACAGCAACAGAAACCCTCGCCTAGACATTGACTTCAACGTTCAAAAGCTGCCGTTTGCAGCCCTGCAGGTTATGGACCCGAGGCTGGTGGTGATCGCACCAGGCGCCTGCAACGAAAAGCACCGCCATGCCCATGAATCGATTTTTATTGTGCTAAGTGGCAGCGCCGACCTCCAGATCGGCAGTCAGATCGCACCGCTGGATCAGGGAGATATCGCCTACGTGCCCCGCTGGGTCGTGCACCAGAGCCGCAACCGATCGACCACCGAACCTCTTAAAATCCTGGCAGTTACCGATTTCAGTCTGACCTCAGCAGTCCTCGGTGATTACGACACTAGGACCCGGCTCAAAGACGGCGGTATCGATAGTTTTTCTACAGACCCCCTGAGCACCTGA
- a CDS encoding iron-containing redox enzyme family protein — translation MTFLTTLTPSLQQKLRQIGQRRELQAYEVLIHHGACDNNLYLIESGGLDVAATVNGAAVEIRLNPGEVVGEMAFLDNRPRTATVVASSPCTVLAFEREATFQQLSSNPLDLQALITGLAGLQRNRLQDEAAKDQRDHSEIVEALALEALEHRAVNHPYLQALTTGDLPDTRSALADFAQHYYGYSAHFPRYLTALISKLERPDHRAALLENLTEESGQYEDEELAELQQCAVQPEWIIGIPHPQLFQRFRLALGVVNTDAAYDHIEVVCWRELFLSILTHGSPAEALGALGLGTEAIVQTIYQPFVDAIERLGTLEPQDAVFFPLHTAVDDHHQATLKAIAIDFAATPQGRADLAKGMRKALALRDSFWGWLHERAKAQSPAF, via the coding sequence TTGACCTTTTTGACCACGCTGACGCCAAGCCTGCAACAGAAGCTGCGCCAGATCGGCCAACGTCGAGAGCTGCAGGCCTACGAGGTGCTGATCCACCACGGTGCGTGCGACAACAACCTTTATCTGATCGAAAGTGGTGGGTTGGACGTTGCAGCAACGGTCAACGGAGCAGCCGTCGAAATCAGGCTCAATCCAGGCGAGGTTGTCGGGGAAATGGCCTTTCTCGACAATCGGCCACGCACGGCCACGGTGGTCGCCAGCAGCCCCTGCACTGTGCTGGCGTTTGAGCGTGAAGCAACATTTCAACAGCTCAGCAGCAATCCGCTGGATCTCCAGGCACTGATAACAGGGCTCGCTGGACTGCAGCGCAATCGCCTTCAAGATGAGGCAGCCAAGGATCAGCGCGATCACAGTGAGATCGTCGAGGCCCTGGCCCTTGAAGCGCTGGAGCACCGCGCTGTTAATCACCCCTACCTGCAGGCGCTTACCACAGGAGATCTGCCCGACACCCGCTCAGCCCTGGCCGACTTTGCCCAGCACTATTACGGCTACTCGGCCCATTTCCCCCGCTATCTGACAGCCCTCATCTCGAAACTCGAACGCCCCGATCACCGTGCCGCGCTGTTGGAGAACCTGACCGAGGAGTCCGGTCAATACGAAGACGAGGAACTGGCCGAACTGCAGCAGTGCGCTGTACAGCCCGAATGGATCATCGGCATTCCCCATCCGCAGCTGTTTCAGCGCTTTCGCCTTGCTCTGGGAGTCGTCAACACTGACGCGGCCTACGATCACATTGAAGTGGTGTGCTGGCGAGAATTGTTTCTCTCAATCCTGACCCACGGGTCGCCCGCCGAAGCTCTCGGTGCCTTGGGCCTGGGGACAGAGGCGATCGTGCAGACCATCTATCAGCCTTTTGTCGACGCGATTGAACGGCTCGGCACCCTGGAGCCGCAAGACGCAGTGTTCTTCCCACTACACACCGCTGTTGATGACCACCACCAGGCCACCCTCAAGGCCATCGCCATCGACTTTGCCGCCACACCCCAGGGCCGCGCCGACCTGGCAAAAGGCATGCGCAAGGCTCTTGCCCTGCGCGATTCATTCTGGGGCTGGCTGCACGAGCGAGCCAAGGCCCAGTCACCTGCCTTCTGA
- the argF gene encoding ornithine carbamoyltransferase yields the protein MAAINPDPALIQLQGLDLLSSADLSADQTRALLQLAADLKARRLEINLAGKVLGLIFTKASTRTRVSFSVAMTRLGGQTLDLNPQVTQVGRGEPVADTARVLSRYVDALAIRTFAQTELEDYAHWATVPVINALTDLEHPCQALADYLTLQEAFGQVEGLTLAYVGDGNNVAHSLMLCGALLGVHVRIGCPLGFEPDGAVLEQSRALAAAHGGSVAVLHEPVAAVRSAHALYTDVWASMGQEEEKAERERAFAGWCLNEELVAEADPRAIVLHCLPAYRGLEISAGAIEGPSSRIFDQAENRLHAQQALLAALLGGI from the coding sequence ATGGCTGCCATCAATCCAGATCCGGCCCTGATCCAGCTCCAGGGCCTCGATCTGCTCTCCTCAGCCGACCTGAGCGCAGACCAGACCCGGGCGCTGCTCCAGCTGGCCGCCGATCTCAAGGCCAGGCGCCTGGAGATCAACCTGGCCGGCAAGGTGCTGGGCCTGATCTTCACCAAGGCCTCCACCCGCACCCGGGTGAGCTTCTCGGTGGCCATGACCCGCCTCGGCGGCCAGACCCTGGATCTCAACCCCCAGGTGACCCAGGTGGGCCGGGGCGAGCCGGTGGCGGACACGGCCCGGGTGCTGAGCCGCTACGTGGACGCCCTGGCCATCCGGACGTTTGCCCAGACCGAACTCGAGGACTACGCCCACTGGGCAACGGTCCCCGTGATCAACGCCCTCACCGACCTGGAGCACCCCTGCCAGGCCCTGGCCGACTACCTCACCCTCCAGGAGGCGTTTGGTCAGGTCGAGGGACTCACCCTCGCCTATGTGGGCGATGGCAACAACGTGGCCCACTCGCTGATGCTGTGTGGTGCCTTGCTGGGGGTGCACGTGCGCATCGGGTGTCCGCTGGGCTTCGAGCCGGATGGGGCAGTGCTGGAGCAGTCCCGTGCTTTGGCGGCGGCCCACGGCGGCAGCGTGGCGGTGTTGCACGAGCCGGTGGCGGCCGTGCGGAGTGCCCATGCCCTCTACACCGATGTGTGGGCCTCGATGGGCCAGGAGGAGGAAAAGGCCGAGCGTGAGCGCGCCTTTGCCGGCTGGTGCCTGAACGAGGAGCTCGTTGCCGAGGCGGATCCCCGGGCGATCGTGCTGCACTGCCTGCCGGCCTACCGGGGCCTGGAAATCAGCGCCGGTGCCATCGAGGGGCCCAGCAGCCGCATCTTCGACCAGGCTGAAAACCGCCTGCACGCCCAGCAGGCCCTGCTGGCGGCGCTGCTAGGCGGAATCTGA
- a CDS encoding family 10 glycosylhydrolase, which produces MGLAKLLPLLLAAALQWPQQVGAQPANPQTLELRGVWLTANDMPVLRARTRMQATVNQLADLGFNRLYAVVWNGGMAYYPSQVSEGRQFQNFTYRGLQGQDVIGELITAGRSRGLVVLPWFEFGFMAPPDSELARRHRSWLTQKRDGGLSSISAAGEVVWLNPFRPEVQQLITELVLEVVSQYGADGIQFDDHMSLPREFGYDPFTVALYRKETGHEPPANEAEPSWVKWRADRITAFMEQLAKAVRNARPGAIISISPNYYDFAYKLQLQDWRSWVQRGIADELLIQIYRPDLASYLPQLEKPEVQESLGLIPTAVAVMSGQRNRPTPLALIRQKVEANRAKGLGVAFFYLESLWSLGPEPAAERLSGLADLFGGLPGPPLPSQPLPGKPLPGTPPPPDLPPLP; this is translated from the coding sequence ATGGGCCTAGCCAAACTGTTGCCCCTGCTGCTGGCGGCAGCGCTGCAGTGGCCCCAACAGGTGGGCGCCCAGCCGGCCAATCCCCAAACCCTCGAGCTGCGGGGCGTCTGGCTGACCGCCAACGACATGCCGGTGCTGCGGGCTCGCACCCGCATGCAGGCCACGGTGAACCAACTGGCCGATCTGGGATTCAACCGGCTCTACGCGGTGGTGTGGAACGGCGGCATGGCCTACTACCCCAGCCAGGTGAGCGAGGGCCGCCAGTTCCAGAATTTCACCTACCGGGGCCTGCAGGGGCAGGACGTGATCGGCGAGCTGATCACCGCCGGCCGCAGCCGCGGGCTGGTGGTGCTGCCCTGGTTTGAATTCGGCTTCATGGCACCGCCCGATTCGGAGCTGGCCCGGCGCCACCGCAGCTGGCTCACCCAGAAACGCGATGGCGGCCTCAGCTCGATCAGCGCCGCCGGGGAAGTGGTGTGGCTCAACCCCTTCCGGCCGGAGGTGCAGCAACTGATCACGGAGTTAGTGCTGGAGGTGGTGAGCCAATACGGCGCCGACGGCATCCAGTTCGACGACCACATGAGCCTGCCGCGGGAATTTGGCTACGACCCCTTCACGGTGGCCCTCTATCGCAAGGAAACCGGGCACGAACCACCCGCCAACGAGGCAGAGCCCAGCTGGGTGAAGTGGCGGGCCGATCGCATCACTGCCTTCATGGAACAGCTGGCAAAAGCCGTACGCAATGCCCGACCTGGCGCAATCATCTCGATCTCACCCAACTATTACGACTTCGCCTACAAGTTGCAACTGCAGGATTGGCGCAGCTGGGTGCAGCGGGGCATCGCCGATGAGCTGCTGATCCAGATCTACCGGCCCGATCTGGCCAGCTACCTCCCCCAGCTGGAGAAACCCGAGGTGCAGGAGAGCCTGGGCCTTATTCCCACAGCTGTAGCGGTGATGAGCGGCCAGCGCAATCGCCCAACCCCGCTGGCCCTGATCCGCCAGAAAGTGGAGGCAAACCGGGCCAAGGGCCTGGGGGTTGCCTTCTTCTATCTCGAGAGCCTCTGGAGCCTGGGCCCGGAACCGGCAGCGGAGCGCCTCAGCGGCCTGGCCGACCTGTTTGGGGGGCTGCCAGGCCCACCTCTGCCAAGCCAGCCCTTGCCAGGCAAACCCTTGCCAGGGACTCCACCGCCGCCCGACCTGCCGCCACTCCCATAG
- the lexA gene encoding transcriptional repressor LexA — MPRPSPQSFHSGQQELTSAQQELYDWLATYIGAQRHSPSIRQMMEAMGLRSPAPIQSRLRHLQQKGWITWQEGQARTLQLLGGMASGIPVLGAVAAGGLVETFDDVQERLDLAPVLDTRGLFALTVNGDSMVDAHIADGDVVLLEPVSDPSNLKAGTIVSALVPGSGTTLKHFHRSGATVTLEAANPAYEPIVLPAEQVTVQGKLVAVWRQV, encoded by the coding sequence ATGCCCCGGCCCAGCCCCCAGTCCTTCCACAGCGGTCAGCAAGAGCTCACCTCCGCCCAGCAGGAGCTCTATGACTGGCTGGCCACCTACATCGGCGCCCAGCGCCACAGCCCGTCGATCCGCCAGATGATGGAGGCGATGGGCCTGCGCTCCCCCGCTCCGATCCAGAGCCGCCTGCGTCACCTCCAGCAGAAGGGCTGGATCACCTGGCAGGAGGGCCAGGCCCGCACCCTGCAACTCCTCGGCGGCATGGCCAGCGGCATCCCGGTGCTGGGTGCCGTGGCTGCAGGCGGCCTGGTCGAAACCTTTGACGACGTGCAGGAGCGCCTCGACCTAGCCCCGGTGCTCGACACGCGCGGCCTGTTTGCCCTGACGGTGAATGGCGACTCCATGGTGGATGCCCACATTGCCGATGGCGATGTGGTGCTGCTCGAACCCGTGTCAGACCCCAGCAACCTCAAGGCCGGCACGATCGTGAGCGCCCTGGTGCCCGGCAGCGGTACCACCCTCAAACACTTCCACCGCAGCGGCGCCACGGTCACCCTCGAGGCGGCCAACCCCGCCTACGAACCCATCGTGCTTCCGGCTGAGCAGGTCACCGTTCAAGGCAAGCTGGTGGCGGTGTGGCGCCAGGTTTGA
- a CDS encoding fatty acid desaturase translates to MLGWLASLVGLLGLDLGQLSWLALAAALVGRTVLQTGLFIVGHDAMHGVLLTRGGKWNDRIGALALACYAALPYGPCRRNHRSHHQAPASAEDPDFHADPHAGVWGWYGRFMAGYLTPWQMTRLLGGWVLLALLASAFSPTGWINVLLFCTLPLLLSSLQLFLVGTYLPHRGQRLPLCRARPESLNLPSWLSLLACFHFGYHREHHERPDLAWFELPAEHRRRPPSWSDDLAAA, encoded by the coding sequence ATGCTGGGCTGGCTGGCCTCCCTGGTCGGCCTGCTCGGTCTCGATCTGGGCCAGCTCTCCTGGCTGGCCCTAGCCGCTGCCCTGGTGGGCCGCACCGTGCTGCAAACCGGACTATTCATCGTTGGCCATGACGCCATGCATGGGGTGCTCCTGACGAGGGGGGGCAAGTGGAACGATCGGATCGGGGCCCTTGCTTTGGCCTGCTATGCAGCTCTGCCCTATGGACCCTGCCGGCGTAACCACCGAAGCCATCACCAGGCGCCGGCCAGTGCGGAGGATCCCGATTTCCATGCCGACCCCCATGCGGGGGTGTGGGGCTGGTACGGCAGGTTTATGGCCGGCTACCTCACCCCCTGGCAAATGACGCGCCTGCTGGGCGGCTGGGTGCTGCTGGCCCTGCTCGCCTCAGCCTTCAGCCCTACAGGCTGGATCAACGTGCTTCTTTTCTGCACCCTGCCCCTGCTGCTCAGCTCGCTGCAGCTTTTCTTGGTAGGCACCTACCTGCCCCATCGCGGCCAGCGGCTTCCCCTCTGTCGTGCCAGGCCAGAGAGCCTGAACCTGCCCAGTTGGCTTTCCCTGCTGGCCTGTTTCCACTTCGGCTATCACCGCGAGCACCACGAACGGCCTGATCTCGCCTGGTTTGAACTTCCAGCTGAGCATCGCCGCAGGCCCCCCAGCTGGAGTGATGACCTCGCAGCAGCATGA
- a CDS encoding orange carotenoid-binding protein, with protein sequence MFTLEKASQIFPETMSADVVPAITARFRLLNAEDQLALIWYAYLEMGNTITVAAPGAARMQFAEPVLNQIKAMSFSEQSQVMCDLANRTDTAVGRTYACWSVNIKLGFWYQLGEWMAAGVVAPIPDGYQLSANASAVLSSVKGVDQGQQITLLRNFVVDMGYDPAKGEGQRVMEPIAAPTPEAQRKKVFIEGVINPTVNSYMDLLNANDFDNLIELFLPDGALQPPFQKPIVGRDNVLRFFTEDCQNLRLLPERGFAEPTEGNFTQIKVTGKVQTPWFGAGIGMNVAWRFLLNPDGKIYFVAIDLLASPAELLKFGR encoded by the coding sequence ATGTTCACGCTCGAGAAGGCCTCCCAGATCTTTCCAGAAACTATGTCGGCCGACGTGGTGCCGGCGATCACAGCCCGCTTCCGGCTGCTGAACGCAGAAGACCAACTGGCCCTGATCTGGTACGCCTACCTCGAGATGGGCAACACCATCACCGTGGCTGCCCCCGGTGCCGCTCGAATGCAATTTGCCGAACCGGTGCTCAACCAGATCAAGGCGATGTCCTTCAGTGAGCAGAGCCAGGTCATGTGCGACCTCGCCAACCGCACCGACACCGCCGTCGGCCGCACCTATGCCTGCTGGTCGGTGAACATCAAGCTGGGCTTCTGGTACCAATTGGGCGAGTGGATGGCAGCTGGCGTGGTCGCCCCGATCCCTGACGGCTATCAGCTTTCGGCTAACGCATCGGCTGTCCTGAGCTCGGTCAAGGGTGTCGACCAGGGGCAGCAGATCACCCTGTTGCGAAATTTCGTGGTGGACATGGGCTACGACCCCGCTAAGGGCGAGGGTCAGCGGGTGATGGAGCCGATTGCCGCCCCCACCCCGGAGGCCCAGCGCAAGAAGGTGTTTATCGAGGGGGTGATCAACCCCACGGTGAACAGCTACATGGATCTGCTCAACGCCAACGACTTCGACAACCTGATCGAGTTGTTCCTGCCCGACGGTGCCCTCCAGCCACCTTTCCAGAAGCCAATCGTCGGCCGCGACAACGTGCTGCGCTTCTTCACTGAAGACTGCCAGAACCTCAGGCTGTTGCCCGAGCGGGGTTTCGCCGAGCCCACCGAAGGCAACTTCACCCAGATCAAGGTCACCGGCAAGGTACAAACCCCTTGGTTCGGTGCCGGCATTGGCATGAATGTGGCCTGGCGCTTCCTGCTCAACCCCGACGGCAAGATTTATTTCGTGGCGATCGACCTGCTGGCATCGCCTGCCGAGCTGCTCAAGTTTGGCCGTTGA
- a CDS encoding class I SAM-dependent methyltransferase, whose amino-acid sequence MIPPGPVPVPVLSEAERDKLDRSDDALFYAEPRFVQHLDASFRQRLTLLYRQRIPACAVVLDLMSSWVSHLPDDVSYEQVIGHGLNAQELAANPRLDRHWLQNLNTDLGLPLPDDSVDVALIVAGWQYLQHPEAIATELLRVVRPRGELIVAFSNRMFIQKAPQIWADGSDRDHLAYVERVLLAQGWPRPLQVAEETRAPGPLGWIGGKGDPFFALIATKS is encoded by the coding sequence ATGATTCCGCCCGGTCCTGTCCCCGTGCCGGTGCTGAGTGAGGCCGAGCGCGACAAGCTCGACCGCTCCGACGACGCCCTCTTCTACGCCGAACCCCGCTTCGTACAGCACCTTGACGCCAGCTTCCGCCAACGGCTGACCTTGCTCTACCGCCAGCGCATTCCCGCCTGCGCGGTGGTGCTCGACCTGATGAGCAGCTGGGTCAGCCACCTGCCGGATGATGTCAGCTACGAGCAGGTGATTGGCCATGGGCTCAACGCCCAGGAGCTGGCAGCCAACCCCAGGCTTGACCGCCACTGGCTGCAGAACCTCAATACCGACCTGGGCCTGCCCTTGCCCGATGACAGCGTGGATGTGGCGCTGATAGTGGCCGGCTGGCAGTACCTGCAACATCCGGAAGCCATAGCCACCGAACTGCTGCGGGTGGTGCGTCCCCGCGGAGAGCTGATCGTGGCCTTCAGCAACCGGATGTTCATTCAGAAGGCTCCCCAGATCTGGGCTGATGGCAGCGACAGGGACCACCTGGCCTACGTAGAGCGGGTGCTCCTGGCCCAGGGCTGGCCCAGGCCACTGCAGGTTGCGGAGGAAACCCGGGCGCCGGGCCCCCTGGGGTGGATCGGCGGCAAGGGCGATCCTTTCTTTGCCTTGATAGCCACAAAAAGCTGA
- a CDS encoding chlorophyll a/b-binding protein, whose amino-acid sequence MTESTPRFGFVSFAETWNGRLAMLGFVIGLGTELLTGQGILGQLGLG is encoded by the coding sequence ATGACTGAATCCACCCCCCGTTTCGGTTTCGTTTCCTTTGCTGAAACCTGGAATGGTCGTCTGGCCATGCTCGGTTTCGTCATCGGCCTCGGCACTGAACTGCTTACCGGCCAGGGCATCCTCGGCCAACTGGGTCTGGGCTGA
- a CDS encoding DUF2811 domain-containing protein, with protein MLQIPDHAPSSVSVENQFPEDLYDAMREFVRIHPQWDQYRLMQAALAGFLFQQGCPDRAVARHYLDGLFRRQDPSACQSER; from the coding sequence ATGCTTCAGATCCCAGATCACGCACCCAGCTCCGTTTCCGTCGAGAACCAGTTTCCCGAGGACCTCTACGACGCCATGCGTGAGTTCGTGCGGATCCACCCCCAGTGGGACCAATACCGACTGATGCAGGCAGCCCTGGCCGGCTTCCTGTTCCAACAGGGTTGCCCCGATCGGGCCGTCGCCCGCCACTATCTAGATGGCCTGTTCCGCCGCCAGGACCCCTCGGCCTGCCAAAGCGAGCGCTGA
- a CDS encoding CrcB family protein — translation MAAGTPGGEALLVAIGAVPGAWLRFRVVDHLEPVLPRRHWGTFGVNVISCFALGLMVGLEQSCGEGSRRLLLLLGTGFLGSFSTFSTFSAELRHELNSRNWREAAVLAGGSVAGGLVAMLLGLSLGAGA, via the coding sequence ATGGCCGCAGGGACCCCGGGGGGAGAGGCCCTATTGGTGGCCATCGGGGCCGTTCCCGGGGCCTGGTTGCGCTTCCGGGTAGTGGATCATCTCGAGCCGGTGTTGCCCCGAAGACACTGGGGGACCTTCGGCGTCAACGTCATTTCCTGTTTTGCCCTCGGCCTGATGGTGGGCCTGGAGCAGAGCTGCGGCGAGGGATCTCGCCGGCTGCTGCTGCTGCTGGGCACGGGGTTCCTAGGCAGCTTCAGCACCTTCTCCACCTTCAGCGCCGAACTGCGCCATGAGTTGAACTCCCGTAACTGGCGCGAAGCGGCCGTGCTGGCTGGCGGATCGGTGGCCGGCGGCCTGGTGGCGATGCTGCTGGGCCTCTCCCTGGGAGCAGGAGCATGA